A segment of the Conexibacter woesei Iso977N genome:
GGCCCAGGGCGCGGCCTCCGCGTTCATCCACTGGATCCAGAAGTCGCCGGTGGCCCGCAGGATCATCGCGTCGATCGCGATCCCGCTGGACTGATGCTGTCCCGGCTCATCAGGCGTGAGCCATGGACGGACCGCAAGGCCGCCGCGCTGCTCGGCGCGGTGGCCTCGCTGGTCCTGTTGATCATCGTGCTGATGGTCGGCTTCGTCGCCGTGCGCGCGTGGCCGGCGATCCATGCCAATGGCTATGTGAAGTGGCTCGGCCCCGGCGGCGACGTCGACAAGCAGCTCGGCTCGATGATCGCGACCGGGCAGCATCCGCCGGAGTCGGCGTACCACCTGCGCGCGTGGCCGCTCGTCTACGGGACGCTGCTGACGACGGGCGTCGCCGTGATCGTCGGCCTCGTCTTCTCGATCTTCTGCGCGATCTTCATCGTGGAGTTCGCGCCCGCCCGCCTGCGCAGGGTCGTCGTCCCCGCGGTGCGCCTGCTCGCCGCGGTCCCGAGCGTCATCTACGGGTTGATCGGGATCCTCGTGCTCGCGCCGTTCGTGGGCAACCACATCATCTCGCTCGACCGCAAGGCGTCGGTCCAGAACGTCGTCCAGCTCGACGGGACCGGCGTGCTCGTCGCGATCGTCGTCCTGACCGTGATGATCACGCCGATCATGATCGCGATCGTGGTCGACGCCCTGCGCGCGATCCCGACCGCCTGGACCGAGGGCGCCTCGGCGCTCGGCGCCAACCGCTGGGAGGCGATCTGGACGGTCTCCGTCCGCGCGTCGCGCCCCGCGATCGTCGCCGCCGCGGTCCTCGCGACGGCCCGCGCGCTCGGCGAGGCGGTCGCGTTGTCGATGGTGTCGGGCTCGCGCGGCTTCTCGCCCAACCCGCTCGACGGCATCACCTACATCTTCGAGCCGATCCGGCCGCTGGCCGCGTCGATGGTCGAGAACGTGGACGCGATGAACGCGCCGGCGGTCAAGTCCTCCATCTACGCGTTCGCCCTGCTGTTGCTGCTCTCCAGCTTCGCGCTGTCGGTCGGCGGCTTCTTCGCCAAGCTCCCGATGCGCCGCCAGGGGCTGCGGGTCTGATGGCGACCTACGCCCCCGAGCAGCCGCCGCAGGAGTACCCCGCGCCGCTGCGCCCCGCGCCGAAGGGCGACTCGATCCGCAACTGGCGCTGGTCGCACAGGCTCGCGTTCGTGTCCGCCTGGGCCTGCGGGATCGCGCTCTGCCTCGTCGCCGCGGCGATCGTCATCTACATGGCGGTGCGCGGCCTGCAGTACCTCAACATCAACCTGCTCACGTCGCGCCCGCAGCCCGCCCTGCAGCAGGCCAGGACCGGCGGCATCCTCGACCCGATCGGCGGCACGCTGCTGCTGACGCTGATCGGGATCGCGATCGCCGTGCCGCTCGCGGTGACCACCGCGGTGTGGCTCGTCGAGTACGGCAGGCCCGCGCCGCTGGCCCGCGCGGTCGAGTCCGGGATCGAGGTCGTCGCCGGGACGCCCGACATCGTCATCGCGATCTTCGGTCTGGCGATCTTCCAGCTGCACCTGTTCGCGCCGCTGTCGTTCACCGCGTCGGGCGGCGGCGTCTTCGGCCGCTCGTTCGTCGCGGCCGGCGCGATGATGTCGCTCATCGCGCTGCCGCTCGTCTTCGGCGCCGCGCGCGAGGGCCTGCTGTCGATCCCGTCGCACACGCGCGAGGCGTCGTGGGCGCTGGGCAAGACGCGCATCTGCACCATCCGCACCATCCTGCTCCCGCAGATCCGCCACAACGTGGCGACCGGCGCCGCGCTCGGGATGGGCCGGATCGTGGGGGACACGGCAGTTGTTGTCGTCCTTCTGGGCGCGACGCTGCAGATCGAGCCCCAGGGTGACGTCCCGATCCTCGGGACGCTGCGCGGGACCGGCTCGACCCTGACCAGCTACGTGTACAACGCCTCGCCCGCCGGCGAGGGCAACGCGCCGCAGAAGGCCTACGCTGCGGCGTTCGTCCTGCTGGTGATCGTGATGTCGTTGAACTTCGCCGTCGACCGCCTCGGCCGCGGCCGCAAGGAGGCCTCGCTGTGAGCACCCTGGAGATGCCGCCGCCGCGGCGCCCGATCCGCCTCGACCGCACCCCGCTGCCCGAGCCGGAGCCGACGCTCGACGTCACCCGCAACGCCGCGCCGCGCGGCCCCGGCGGGCCGGAGCGCATGCGCGTCGAGCAGCTGTCGGTGTTCTACGGCGCCAAGGCCGCGGTCAACGACGTGTCCTTGCCGATCCACGCGGGCGAGGCGCTGGCGCTGATCGGCCCGTCGGGCTGCGGCAAGACGACGCTGCTGCGCACGCTCAACCGGCTGACCGAGACGACCGCGGGCGCGACGCGCGGCGGCCGCGTCCTGCTCGACGGCACCGACGTCGAGCAGCTCGAGGTGACCGCGCTGCGCCGCCGCGTCGCGATGGTCTTCCAGCAGCCCAACCCGTTCCCGATGTCGATCTTCGACAACGTGGCCTACGCGATCCGCGTGCAGAACAAGAAGCGCCCGGGCCGCAGGGAGCTGATGCCGCAGGTCGTCGACGCGCTGCGCCGCGCGGGGCTCTACGACGAGGTCGCCGACGGCCTCGACCGCCCGGCGCTGCGCCTGTCCGGCGGCCAGCAGCAGCGGCTCTGCATCGCGCGCGCGATCGCCACGCGGCCGGAGGTGCTGCTGATGGACGAGCCGTGCAGCGCGCTGGACCCGCGCTCGACCGCGGTCATCGAGGAGCTGATCGGCGAGCTGCGCCGCGACCTCGCGGTCGTGATCGTCACCCACAACCTCGCCCAGGCGCACCGCGTCGGGGACAAGGTCGCGTTCATGTACCTGGGCGACCTGGTGGAGTACGGTGCGGCCGAGCAGGTCTTCGCCGCGCCGCGCGCCGAGCGCACGCGCGACTACGTCGCCGGGGCCTTCGGGTGATCCGGGCGGTCATCATGATGCTGTTGCTCACGACCGTCGCCGCCGCCCTGTCGGCGTGCGAGTCGACGGAGGAGAAGAGCGCCCGGATCGCCAGGGAGGGCAGGCAGGCGTTCACGGACAACAAGACGTTGCGTGTGGATCGCTCGCGCGACCTGCGGGTCGCGCGGACCGCGGTGATCCGCGGCGACGGCGGCGCGATCGCCGCGGCGGTCGAGATCCGCAACGCGGGCGCGAAGGCCCAGCGCGACGTCCCGGTCCTGATCGACGTCCGCGGCAGCGGCGGGACCAGCCTGTACAAGAACGACACGGTCGGCCTGCAGCCCGCACTGCAGCGGCTCGCGTCGGTGCGCGCGCACGGGACGGCCTGGTGGGTCAACGACCAGGTGACCGCGGCGAGCGCGCCGCGCAGGGTCGTCGCCGAGGTCGGCGCCGCGCCCGCGGCGACCACGATCCCGGCGCTCGCGATCGAGGACCCGCACTTCGACGGCGACGCGACCGGCCGCTTCCTGACCGGCACGGTGACCAACCCCACCAACAAGCTGCTCAAGCAGGTCCCGGTCTTCGCGGTCGCGCTCAAGGGCTCACGCGTCGTCGCCGCGGGCCGCGCGTTCGTCACCAAGCTGCTGCCCAAGGGCGCCAGGAAGCGCGCCGCGTTCCGCATCTACTTCGTCGGCGACCCGCGCGGCGCGCGGGTCGCCCTGACCGTCGCACCCCCTGCCTCATGAGCATCATCAAGGAGAACGTCGTGACCACCTGCCCGAGCTGCGGAGCACCGCTCGCGGGTAACCAGCGCTACTGCCTGAACTGCGGCACGCGCCATCCGGAGGCGCGCCTGGAGTTCCTCGACGTGCTCGACGAGGACGTCCGCGCGCGCAGCGCGCCGCCGGTCGTCGTGCAACCCCATGGGGTTGCTCCGGCGGGCGGGAGGCTCCAGGCCCACACCGGCCTGCTCGCGCTCGCGTCGCTGCTGGTGCTGACGCTGCTGTGCGGGCTGCTCGTCGGCCACTGGGTGACCGACCGCAGGTCCAACGACGCGCCGGCCGTCGCGGCGCCCGCGCCGCAGGTGATCCGCGTGGAGGGCGGCGCCGCGACGTCGGCCGCGCCCGCCGCGACCGCTCCGGCGACGAGCACGCCGGGCGCCGGCGCCGGCGCGGCGAGGACCGCGAGGAGGAGCGACAGCAGCGACGCGAAGACGGCCAAGGCGCCCAAGGGCGCCGTGTCGGTCAGGTCGCTCACCTCCAAGAAGGCCGTCGATGACGCGGTCAGGAAGGGCAAGCCGATCTCGACCGGGACCGGCAGGCTGCCGCCCAAGGACGACAAGGCCGCCGGTGGCGGTTCGGCCTTCGAGACGATCGGATGAGCATGACCACCAACAACGAGACGCCGCTGCCCGGCCCGACGTCGCTCGACGAGCTGCGCCGCCGCCGCCACGAGCTCGCGCGCCAGGTCGCCGCGCTGACCTTCGACCTCGGCGGCCTGACCTTCGAGATGGCCACGCGCGACCACTACCGCCTCGACGTCCTCTCCCGCCGCGCCGCCGAGCTGCAGCGCGTGGACGCCGAGCTGGGCGAGGTCGAGCGCCTGCTGGCCGCCGCGCAGGACGGCGTCACCGGCGCCTGCCGATCCTGCGGCGCGGTCCGCTCGCGCGGCGCGACGTTCTGCTGGCAGTGCGGCCAGCCGCTGGTCGACGGGGTCGCGCCGCCCGCCGCCAGTCCGCGGGCAGACGTATCCGCATAAATTCGGTAGGAAATAGGGCATATGAGGTGCGAGCCCATGAGCGCACCTCCTTTCTCCGCATCCACCACCGTTCGCGCGGCGCGTCGCAGGGCGCCGCGCGCGATCAACCTGTCGTGGTTGGTCCGTTGGATCAGCCCACTGGCGATCCTGCTGCTCTGGCAGCTGGCGTCGTCGACCGGCCTGCTCTCGCCGAAGGACCTGGCGGCGCCCACCACGATCCTCACCGCCGCGTGGGACCTGGTCCAGAACGGCCAGCTCCCGGACGCGTTGTTGGTGTCGTTGCGCCGGGCGGCGCTCGGCCTCGCCGTCGGGACCGCGTTCGCGGTCGTCCTCGGCGCGATCGCCGGGCTGTCGAAGACCGGCGACGCGATCGTCGACCCGCCGCTGCAGATGCTGCGCACGCTGCCGCTGTTCGGCCTGATCCCGCTGTTCATCCTCTGGTTCGGGATCGGCGAGACGCCGAAGGTGCTGCTCGTCGCGCTCGGCGTCGTGATCCCGTTGTACCTCAACCTGGTCGCCGCGCTGCGCGGGATCGACCCGGAGCTGTTCGAGGTCGCCGACACGCTGCGCCTCACGCGGCGCGAGCGGTTCAAGCACATCATCATCCCGGGCGCGCTGCCCGGCGCGCTCGTCGGCTTCCGCCAGTCGCTGGGCGTCGCGTGGCTGGCGCTGGTCGTCGCCGAGCAGGTCAACGCCGGCTCGGGCCTCGGCTACCTCATCAACAACGCGCGGGATTTCCTGCAGACCGACGTCGTGGTCGTCGGGCTGCTCACCTACGCGGTGCTCGGCCTGCTGACCGACTGGCTCGTCCGGATCCTCGAGCGGCGCGCGCTGCGCTGGCGGGACGCGTGATGACGGTCGCCGCGCTCCACGACGCCGGGCGCAGCTTCGACGGCGCGGTCGTGCTCGACGGCGTCGACGTCGAGCTCGCACCCGGCGAGATCGTCGCGCTGCTCGGCCGCTCCGGCTCCGGCAAGACGACGTTGTTGAAGGCGTTGGCCGGGCTCGACCACGGTGTGACCGGCGCGGTCGACACGGCCGAGCGCGTCGCGGTCGTCTTCCAGGACCCGCGGCTGCTGCCGTGGCGCGACGTGCTCACCAACGTCGCGCTCGGCGTCCGCGGCCCGGACCCGGAGGGGCGGGCGCGCACCGCGCTGGCCGAGGTCGGTCTCGCCGGCCGCGAGCACGCGTGGCCGCGCCAGCTCTCCGGCGGCCAGCGCCAGCGCGTCGCGCTGGCCCGCGCGCTGGTGCGCGAGCCGGACCTGCTGCTGCTCGACGAGCCGTTCAGCTCGCTCGACGCGCTGACCCGTGCGTCGGCCCAGCAGCTCGTCGCCGACCTGCACGAGCGCCACCGGCCGGCGGTCCTGCTCGTCACCCACGACGTGGAGGAGGCGCTGCTGCTCGCCGACCGGATCCTCGTCCTCGACGGCGGCAGGATCGCCTCTGAGCAACACCTACAAAAAGACCTAGGCGACCGCCCGCGGCGCCGTGACGACCCCGAGCTGCAGCGCGTGAGAGGCGCGCTGCTGGAGGAGCTGGCCGCATGAGAAGACGATCCATCGCCCTGCCGACCGCCGCGCTGGTCGCGGCCGCCTGCGCCGCGGGAGCGTCCGGCTGTGCCTCGTCGGTCAGCGACAACGCGTCCGGTGCGGAGGGCCCGAGGAAGGTCACCACGACCGGCGGCGACGCGTCGAAGGTCACGCTGCGCGTCGGCGTCCAGAAGGACGGCATCCGCTCGATCCTCGCCGCGTCCGGCGCGCTGAAGGGCGTTCCCTACAAGATCGACTGGTCGATCTTCGCCTTCGGGCCGCCGCTGGTGGAGGCCGCGGGCGCGGACAAGATCGACGTCGCGGGCGTCGGCGACACGCCGCCGATCTTCGGCGCGGCCGGCGGCTCGGACTTCCGCGTGATCGCGACCGAGCGCTTCGACAACCGCAAGGACGACACCCTGCTCGTCCCCAAGGGCTCCGACATCACCGATCCCAAGCAGTTGAAGGGCAAGACGATCGCGGTCCCGAAGGGCAGCTCCGCGCACGGCTTCACGCTGCGGCTGCTCGATCGCCTCGGCCTCAAGCAATCCGACGTCAGGTTGTCGTTCCTGGCCCCGGCCGACGGGCTGGCCGCGTTCTCGTCCGGCAAGGTCGACGCCTGGGCGGTCTGGGAGCCGTACGTGACGCAGGCCGAGGAGGCGGGCGCGCGTGGGATCGCGGGCGGGCAGCCCGACGAGGACGGCTGGTCGTTCGAGATCGCCTCGACCAAGGCGGTCGAGGACCCCAACAAGGCCGCGGCCCTCAAGGACTACATCTCGCGCCTGCAGCGTGCCTTCGCCTGGGCC
Coding sequences within it:
- a CDS encoding ABC transporter substrate-binding protein encodes the protein MRRRSIALPTAALVAAACAAGASGCASSVSDNASGAEGPRKVTTTGGDASKVTLRVGVQKDGIRSILAASGALKGVPYKIDWSIFAFGPPLVEAAGADKIDVAGVGDTPPIFGAAGGSDFRVIATERFDNRKDDTLLVPKGSDITDPKQLKGKTIAVPKGSSAHGFTLRLLDRLGLKQSDVRLSFLAPADGLAAFSSGKVDAWAVWEPYVTQAEEAGARGIAGGQPDEDGWSFEIASTKAVEDPNKAAALKDYISRLQRAFAWARTHQNEWADAWAKESGLPQATTRAAVPKRLASFTAVTPEATQFEQSLADTLTKHQVIPKKVDFSSIVTTGLVPAA
- a CDS encoding phosphate ABC transporter ATP-binding protein, with protein sequence MRVEQLSVFYGAKAAVNDVSLPIHAGEALALIGPSGCGKTTLLRTLNRLTETTAGATRGGRVLLDGTDVEQLEVTALRRRVAMVFQQPNPFPMSIFDNVAYAIRVQNKKRPGRRELMPQVVDALRRAGLYDEVADGLDRPALRLSGGQQQRLCIARAIATRPEVLLMDEPCSALDPRSTAVIEELIGELRRDLAVVIVTHNLAQAHRVGDKVAFMYLGDLVEYGAAEQVFAAPRAERTRDYVAGAFG
- a CDS encoding ABC transporter ATP-binding protein, which encodes MTVAALHDAGRSFDGAVVLDGVDVELAPGEIVALLGRSGSGKTTLLKALAGLDHGVTGAVDTAERVAVVFQDPRLLPWRDVLTNVALGVRGPDPEGRARTALAEVGLAGREHAWPRQLSGGQRQRVALARALVREPDLLLLDEPFSSLDALTRASAQQLVADLHERHRPAVLLVTHDVEEALLLADRILVLDGGRIASEQHLQKDLGDRPRRRDDPELQRVRGALLEELAA
- the pstC gene encoding phosphate ABC transporter permease subunit PstC, whose amino-acid sequence is MLSRLIRREPWTDRKAAALLGAVASLVLLIIVLMVGFVAVRAWPAIHANGYVKWLGPGGDVDKQLGSMIATGQHPPESAYHLRAWPLVYGTLLTTGVAVIVGLVFSIFCAIFIVEFAPARLRRVVVPAVRLLAAVPSVIYGLIGILVLAPFVGNHIISLDRKASVQNVVQLDGTGVLVAIVVLTVMITPIMIAIVVDALRAIPTAWTEGASALGANRWEAIWTVSVRASRPAIVAAAVLATARALGEAVALSMVSGSRGFSPNPLDGITYIFEPIRPLAASMVENVDAMNAPAVKSSIYAFALLLLLSSFALSVGGFFAKLPMRRQGLRV
- a CDS encoding zinc ribbon domain-containing protein; this encodes MSIIKENVVTTCPSCGAPLAGNQRYCLNCGTRHPEARLEFLDVLDEDVRARSAPPVVVQPHGVAPAGGRLQAHTGLLALASLLVLTLLCGLLVGHWVTDRRSNDAPAVAAPAPQVIRVEGGAATSAAPAATAPATSTPGAGAGAARTARRSDSSDAKTAKAPKGAVSVRSLTSKKAVDDAVRKGKPISTGTGRLPPKDDKAAGGGSAFETIG
- a CDS encoding ABC transporter permease → MSAPPFSASTTVRAARRRAPRAINLSWLVRWISPLAILLLWQLASSTGLLSPKDLAAPTTILTAAWDLVQNGQLPDALLVSLRRAALGLAVGTAFAVVLGAIAGLSKTGDAIVDPPLQMLRTLPLFGLIPLFILWFGIGETPKVLLVALGVVIPLYLNLVAALRGIDPELFEVADTLRLTRRERFKHIIIPGALPGALVGFRQSLGVAWLALVVAEQVNAGSGLGYLINNARDFLQTDVVVVGLLTYAVLGLLTDWLVRILERRALRWRDA
- a CDS encoding PstA family ABC transporter permease, with the protein product MATYAPEQPPQEYPAPLRPAPKGDSIRNWRWSHRLAFVSAWACGIALCLVAAAIVIYMAVRGLQYLNINLLTSRPQPALQQARTGGILDPIGGTLLLTLIGIAIAVPLAVTTAVWLVEYGRPAPLARAVESGIEVVAGTPDIVIAIFGLAIFQLHLFAPLSFTASGGGVFGRSFVAAGAMMSLIALPLVFGAAREGLLSIPSHTREASWALGKTRICTIRTILLPQIRHNVATGAALGMGRIVGDTAVVVVLLGATLQIEPQGDVPILGTLRGTGSTLTSYVYNASPAGEGNAPQKAYAAAFVLLVIVMSLNFAVDRLGRGRKEASL